The Cyanobacteriota bacterium genome segment GAGGAAACAGTGCCGTAGACAGACCTACCGCAATAGCCCCAGCAGTAATCATCTCTTTCGCATTGTCCAGGGTGATGCCCCCGGTGGGAATGAGGGGAATATGCCCAAGGGGAGCCTGCAAGCTACGTAGGTAGCTAACACCCCCCACAGCAGTAATGGGAAATACTTTGACACTACTAGCCCCTGCCTGCCAAGCTTGGACAATTTCCGTAGGGGAGAGAGCACCGGGAATAATGGGGATATGGTGGGCGATGGCCTGCCTAATTAAGTCTTGGTCAACATGGGGAGTGAAAATGAACTCGGCTCCAGCGGCGATCGCCGCCTCAAGCTGTTCTCGATTCACGATTGTTCCAGCCCCAATGTCGCAATCGGGTAACTCTTGTTGTAATTCAGCAATGAGCCTACTAGGCTGATCACTATTCCAGGCTATTTCAATCAGCCGAATGCCACCCAAAGCCGCCGCTATTGCTAACTGTCGCCCGATCGCCATGTCTGCTGTGCGAATCACTGCGATCGCCCGTCGATGGTGCACAGTTGATAGCCACTGTTGTCTGCTAGGATTTTCCCCCATGGTTCTCCCTCCTATTGACAATCCCTAATCCTTTAGCAGGCTGTAACATTTGTCTTTAGTTAACGATGCTACTCTGATAACGTAGTCTATCTTCAGGTTAATGATGACTATGACAACAATATGGATTAATGAGCAAATTGATCCCTCTGGCATTCTCTACGCTTGTATTGCCAGTTGCAGCGAAGATGATGCTCGTAAGTGTCACGATGAGTTTCTACAAAACTTGACGGATGAGCAACAGCGATCGGGTTGGATTGCCCGCATTCGCACGGTCGAGTCTTGGGATGAGGTGCCGCCCACAGCACTGAAGTTGTGCTAGGAAACCC includes the following:
- a CDS encoding bifunctional 4-hydroxy-2-oxoglutarate aldolase/2-dehydro-3-deoxy-phosphogluconate aldolase, with product MGENPSRQQWLSTVHHRRAIAVIRTADMAIGRQLAIAAALGGIRLIEIAWNSDQPSRLIAELQQELPDCDIGAGTIVNREQLEAAIAAGAEFIFTPHVDQDLIRQAIAHHIPIIPGALSPTEIVQAWQAGASSVKVFPITAVGGVSYLRSLQAPLGHIPLIPTGGITLDNAKEMITAGAIAVGLSTALFPHHWVQNQNWSAIASHAARLVDTLEVIAAP
- a CDS encoding glycogen debranching protein is translated as MTTIWINEQIDPSGILYACIASCSEDDARKCHDEFLQNLTDEQQRSGWIARIRTVESWDEVPPTALKLC